The Piliocolobus tephrosceles isolate RC106 chromosome 2, ASM277652v3, whole genome shotgun sequence genome window below encodes:
- the RBP2 gene encoding retinol-binding protein 2: MTRDQNGTWEMESNENFEGYMKALDIDFATRKIAVHLTQTKVIDQDGDNFKTKTTSTFRNYDVDFTVGVEFDEYTKGLDNRHVKTLVTWEGDVLVCVQKGEKENRGWKQWIEGDKLYLELTCGNQVCRQVFKKK; encoded by the exons ATGACAAGGGACCAGAatggaacctgggagatggagagtaATGAAAACTTTGAGGGCTACATGAAGGCTCTGG ATATTGATTTTGCCACCCGCAAGATTGCAGTACATCTCACTCAGACGAAGGTTATTGATCAAGATGGTGATAACTTCAAGACAAAAACCACTAGCACATTCCGCAACTATGATGTGGATTTCACTGTTGGAGTAGAGTTTGACGAGTACACAAAGGGCCTGGATAACCGGCATGTTAAG ACACTGGTCACCTGGGAAGGTGATGTCCTTGTGTGTGTGCAAAAGGGGGAGAAGGAGAACCGCGGCTGGAAGCAGTGGATTGAGGGGGACAAGCTGTACCTG GAGCTGACCTGTGGCAACCAAGTGTGCCGTCAAGTGTTCAAAAAGAAGTGA